DNA sequence from the candidate division TA06 bacterium genome:
ATAATACACTATGGCCGAATATTTGTCAAGTATTATTTTATAAGTAGCAATATATTATATTTATGCAGTAATATCAAGGCTTCTCAAGGACAGGGATTGACTGTCGTTATAGAATAACGAGCTTACTAAGTTATATAATACATTTAATAATACGTAACGCCTTTAGAAATATGAAGTTAGGCTTTCTTGCATTTCGTAACTAGGAAACTTGCGCTAGCTTAAGCTATTACTCGGAGCATATATTAGTGGACATTCCCGATTCTATCAATCCAATATTATTTGCGTATTTCGGGTATTTTGGTAGAAAAAAGTCTACTATTGGTTCGGCTTACTTCGGCAAGCTCAGTACAAGTCACTCGCCACAGAGCTTGCCCTGAATATGACCGATATTTAGGCCGGTGAAGGGTATCCGCTCTGAGTAGTAACTCCCCGTAAACAGTAAACTCTAAACGTTAAACAGTTATGAGTTCCCCATCATCTGCTCCGCTATCGCCTGCTCCATCTCTTTGCGCCCCTTGCCTTCCAGCGCCGAGATGAACAGCGCCCGGGGATTGCTCCATTTAAGTTCGTTCAAAGTTTTTCCGTCTAATTTGTCGATCTTGTTGAAGACCAGGATCTCCGGCCGGTCTATCTTCAATTCTTTCAGCACGGCATGGACCGCATCCATCTCCTCCTGTCGGGCCCGGTGTGGGGTGTCGACCAGATGCAGCATCAGGTCGGCCTCGGCCACCTCTTCCAGGGTGGCCTTGAACGAAGCCACTAACTGGTGGGGCAACCGGCGGATGAAACCCACGGTGTCTGTCAAGAGGAATTTATGGCCCGAGGCCAGCACCACCTGCCGGGTGGTGGCGTCCAGGGTGGCAAAAAGGCGGTCCTCCACTTTGACCCCGGCCTTGGAAAGCAGGTTCATCAAAGTGGACTTGCCGGCGTTGGTGTAGCCCACCAGGGCTACTTTGAACATCCGGCTGCGGGATTTGCGCTGGGTCTGCCGCTGGACCTCCACTTTTTTCAGCTCCTTCTTCAGGGCGGAAATCCGGTTCTTGATCTTCCGTCGGTCCAGCTCCAACTGCTTCTCGCCCGGACCCCTGGTGCCGATGCCGCCGCCGGGATCGGACATCTGCAGGCCGGCGCCCACCAGACGCGAGAACCGGTACTGCAGCTGGGCCATCTCCACCTGGATCTTAGCCTCGGCGGTGCGGGCATGCAAAGCGAAGATATCCATGATCAGCTCCGAGCGGTCTATCACCCGGCAGCCCGCCGCTTCCTTGATCTTGAAGGCCTGGCTGGGCGAAAGCCCGTGGTCAAAGATCACCACCGTAGCCCCGCTGTCTATCACTCCCCGGGCGATCTCTTCCACCTTGCCCTTGCCTACGAAAAATGCAGGGTCCGGGCGGTGCCGCCGTTGAACCACGATGTCTATGACTTGGGCCCCGGCGGTGCTGGCCAGCCGGCACAGCTCCTCCAGGGATTCTTCGGCCTCGTAGGGATTTACCCGGCCCGTCACCAGGCTGACTAAGATGGCTTTTTCGGACATGGTTATGAACTTGAAATTGTTCGTTGTTTTATTGCCAAACCTTTTTAACCCGGCCCTATTGATGGGACAGACAGCTTCAGGTTTTCAGCTGCTTCTTCTTGGCCGCCGGGAAAAGGATGTTGTTCAGGATCAGCCGGTAGCCGGGGGAATTGCGGTAGAGCCTTAAGTCGGTGGCCGGATCGCCCACCAGATGCTGGTAGTCCTCGGGGTCGTGTCCGCCATAGTAAGCGAAGCTTCCCTGGCCGTAAATGCCATGCAAATATTTTACTTCGTCGCTTCCTGCCACTTCGGCCAGGACCACGATCCCCGGTTTGATCTTTGATCTTCTGAAACCCGTGTCCTGGCCAAGGAATTCGCGCACCAGGGCCACGTGGTTTTGCACCAGCATGCAGGAGACGGGGTCATACTTGGCCGAAAAATCGAACAGGGAAAAATAACTGCCGGCCCCCCTGGCCGCCGGGCTGTTTTCCGGCTCAGATGAGATTTGAGGTCCGCCGGGCTGGTTGTTGACGTCAATGTCGGAATGCTCGTAAACATACGGGTTGACCATCAGGCTGAAATCCCGGAAGGCCAGGGTCTGGCTGAAATCCAGCTTGGCGGCATAGCCGGGATCAACCGGATCCCCGTCAAATTCCTGGGGCACGATGTCGGTGGCGGCCGCCGCCAGGGTAATGTCCAGGGTGGACGGAGCCGAGCACATGGCAAACAAAAAGCCGCCCTGGAACAGGTATTTTCTTATTTCCTGCCCCACTGCCAGTTTCAGCTTGCTGACCTTCTTATAACCCAGCTTTTGGGCCGTCCTGGTGTTGACCCGCACATCGTTGCGGTACCAGTCGGTGTTCTGGTAGTTCAGGTAGAACTTGCCGTACTGCCCGGTAAAATCTTCGTGATGCAAGTGCAGCCAGTCGTATTGCGACAAGGCCCCGGCCAGCACCTCCTCGTCCCACAGCGTGGCATAGGGCACCTCGGCGTAATCCAGAACTAACCGCACCGCGTCATCCCAGGGATCATAGGTGGGCGGGACATAGACTGCCAGTTTAGGAGCTTTTTCCAATTCGATCCGCTCCATATTGGCCGCTTCCATCTGCCCGTAAAGGGACTGGATGTCTCCATCGGAAATGACGGAGAAGCTTACCCCCCGCAGGTTGCAGAGCTGGCCCACCATCTGATTTTCATCGGTGAGAAATGAACCGCCCCGGTAGTTCAAAAGCCACTGGACCTTGATCCCCTGCTGCAGGCAGCGGTAAACCACGCCATAGGCCTTGAGGTGGTCGGACTGGTTCAGGTCCATGGGAATCAGAATTCCCCCGCTGCAAGCCGGGGAAGCAAGGGACAAGCAGAAAACAGCGGAAAATATCAGATGTTTACTTATTTTTACAAGGCTTGATGGCATAACATATTAGTTTAAGGCTAAATCGTTGATTTGTCAAGTTTTTTGAATAAAAAAGGGGCGATTTATCGCCCCTTTTTTTTGGTTCCTTTTTTATTTTTCTCAGGGTATAACTATTGTTGTGTCTTTTAACAATAGAGAATCCGTTTCTTTGAATATCTTCAAAAAGTAACTGCCCGATTTTAAATCACCTATCTTATAACTCAAGATGAATGAACACAAGCAATAACATACTATCCCGTCATATTTTTCATACACCTTTAAGGTCTCGGCAGACTGTTTGAATTCACCTCTTATAGTATCACAGCATGAGGCAACTAAATTATAATGCCATATTATTACATCGTTCGCCTGAACAAATATGGCAAAACTGTCGGCTTTAACGCTTGACTTGTCACTGCAAGAGTACTGAAAATAACTGAATGTTGTCTTAGGAACGGTCGTTGATTCTGTTGGAGCATCGTTCTTGCTGCAGCCGGCCAATATGGCCACAAAGATCAAAAACACAAGCAGGGTTTTCGTTTTCATTTTGGCTCCTTTCACTTAAATTATTACGAAACCTTATAATGAACTATATGTGCGATATTATACGCCTCCCCCGGGATTTTGTCAAGCTAAATTTTCATCTTTCTCAAACCGTCTCGCCCACCAGCGTGGCCTGGGTGGTCTTTTCTATCTTTACTTTAACCAGCTGGCCGGGCTTAAACTCCCTGCTTGAATTCACCGCCACGGTCTTGTTTCCTTCGTTCCGGCCCATGAACTGGCCGTGGGACCGCTTGCTTTCCTTCTCCACCAGGACAGTGAATGTTTTGCCGATATCGGCCCGGTTGGATTCAATGGTTATTGCCTGCTGTGTTTTGATCAACATGTCCAACCTTCTCATCTTCAGGGACCTCTCCGGGTAAGTCAGCCGCCTTTGTTCCCGGGCGCCTGGAGTACTTATAGGTGAAGACCGCGTCAAACCTGATGCTTTTGACCATCCCCAGCGTCTGCCCGAACTCCTCTTTATTCGTCATTCGGATTCGGTAACCCCGCCGCAAGCGGGCAGGGTATTTAAAATTTGGATCAATAAAGAAAACGGCAAGCTTTTCAGCCTGCCGTTTTTACACGAGAAGTCAGGAATTAGAAAGCGTAGGTCATGCCGATGGAGGTGATGGGCTGGGTACCGGTGTTGCCGGAACCTCCGTTGTTGATGCCGCTCATCAAATAGCCCAGTGAATACGGCGCGTTGTTGTTGAGCTTCGCGTCCATGTCCAGTTTGCCAAATTTAAAGCCCAGGCCGAAGGCGAAGAAATAAGGAGCCGAGGTGTAAGAAGATTCTTCGGTGTCAAGGGCGGTTTGAGCCTTGCTGGAATTGCTTTGCAGCAGTTGGGCGGCGCCGGCATAAAAAATTTACATTTTTAAACAATTTTTTTACCCTGTTTTAAAGGATGCCAAAACTGCCGGGTAAATTATAAAAGGGCGCCTTGATTCGGCGCCCTTTTATCTGATACTCCCAAAAACCTTTTTAGAACCTGATTCCCAGCGTCAGGCCGATGGTCTGGAAACCGAAATCCATGGTGCTGGTCAGAGGATTATTGGTTGTGGTAGTAACAGATGTAACAACACCCCCTGTTGTCTCTGAATATGTCGAGATGCTCTCGTCCTTGCCCTCGCTGGACATGCTTACGCTCAACTGGTATTCGGCGCCCAGGCTGATGGCTTCGGTGATGAACCACTCCGCACCCAGAAGAATTCCCCCGCCGAAACTGGTAGTGCTGCGCTCGGTCTTCGTTGTGTATATTTCCGTATAGTCGATCGCCACACCGTTGTTGG
Encoded proteins:
- the hflX gene encoding GTPase HflX, with translation MSEKAILVSLVTGRVNPYEAEESLEELCRLASTAGAQVIDIVVQRRHRPDPAFFVGKGKVEEIARGVIDSGATVVIFDHGLSPSQAFKIKEAAGCRVIDRSELIMDIFALHARTAEAKIQVEMAQLQYRFSRLVGAGLQMSDPGGGIGTRGPGEKQLELDRRKIKNRISALKKELKKVEVQRQTQRKSRSRMFKVALVGYTNAGKSTLMNLLSKAGVKVEDRLFATLDATTRQVVLASGHKFLLTDTVGFIRRLPHQLVASFKATLEEVAEADLMLHLVDTPHRARQEEMDAVHAVLKELKIDRPEILVFNKIDKLDGKTLNELKWSNPRALFISALEGKGRKEMEQAIAEQMMGNS
- a CDS encoding asparagine synthetase B, with the translated sequence MIFSAVFCLSLASPACSGGILIPMDLNQSDHLKAYGVVYRCLQQGIKVQWLLNYRGGSFLTDENQMVGQLCNLRGVSFSVISDGDIQSLYGQMEAANMERIELEKAPKLAVYVPPTYDPWDDAVRLVLDYAEVPYATLWDEEVLAGALSQYDWLHLHHEDFTGQYGKFYLNYQNTDWYRNDVRVNTRTAQKLGYKKVSKLKLAVGQEIRKYLFQGGFLFAMCSAPSTLDITLAAAATDIVPQEFDGDPVDPGYAAKLDFSQTLAFRDFSLMVNPYVYEHSDIDVNNQPGGPQISSEPENSPAARGAGSYFSLFDFSAKYDPVSCMLVQNHVALVREFLGQDTGFRRSKIKPGIVVLAEVAGSDEVKYLHGIYGQGSFAYYGGHDPEDYQHLVGDPATDLRLYRNSPGYRLILNNILFPAAKKKQLKT
- a CDS encoding TRAM domain-containing protein, whose product is MLIKTQQAITIESNRADIGKTFTVLVEKESKRSHGQFMGRNEGNKTVAVNSSREFKPGQLVKVKIEKTTQATLVGETV